A single Crateriforma conspicua DNA region contains:
- the mnmD gene encoding tRNA (5-methylaminomethyl-2-thiouridine)(34)-methyltransferase MnmD, with amino-acid sequence MPIPQRTHLKTDEPDLQIQITDDGSRTLVRTDLGDAYHSGCGAIAESRHVYLNNSGVADRLQQGLATRVFEVGLGTAMAALATIDLAQKYQTPLDYHAVDRRLPAADTLRQLNPESWIDDASLAKRFLQWRSDKCSATASGRIDWTVSDTVRLTVDLVSLLDWPPAGTADDLEPFDAIYFDPFAPATDPQLWTESVFAKMRRHIAPEGRLVTYCVNRQVRDCMAAAGWTVDRVRGPVGGKREVLIASPGSAG; translated from the coding sequence CATCTGAAGACGGACGAACCGGATCTACAGATTCAAATCACCGATGACGGCAGCCGCACGTTGGTCCGCACCGATCTTGGCGATGCCTATCACAGCGGTTGTGGTGCGATCGCCGAAAGCCGTCATGTCTATTTGAACAACAGCGGTGTTGCGGACCGCTTGCAACAGGGTTTGGCCACGCGTGTGTTCGAAGTCGGCTTGGGCACCGCCATGGCCGCATTGGCAACGATCGACTTGGCACAGAAGTATCAAACGCCGTTGGATTATCACGCGGTCGATCGACGGCTTCCCGCCGCCGATACGCTGCGTCAACTGAATCCAGAATCCTGGATCGACGACGCATCATTGGCGAAGCGTTTCTTGCAGTGGAGATCCGACAAGTGTTCAGCCACCGCGTCGGGCCGCATCGATTGGACGGTCAGCGATACCGTGCGGTTAACCGTCGATTTGGTCAGCCTGCTGGACTGGCCGCCTGCAGGGACCGCGGATGACCTTGAACCGTTTGACGCGATCTATTTCGATCCATTCGCACCGGCGACCGACCCGCAATTGTGGACCGAATCGGTATTCGCCAAGATGCGACGTCACATTGCACCGGAGGGACGTTTGGTGACGTATTGTGTCAACCGGCAAGTACGCGATTGCATGGCCGCCGCCGGCTGGACGGTCGATCGCGTCCGGGGTCCCGTCGGGGGCAAACGCGAAGTCTTGATTGCTTCGCCGGGGTCCGCGGGCTGA
- a CDS encoding GntP family permease gives MAFGCLPALIAQEAASTPGVTDTAAASDWNATPMILVGIGIVAVLGMIIGLKLNAFLALIISAIIVSLLVGLQYDQDMGARMAKVVSAFGSSAGGVGIVIAMAAIIGKCMLDSGAADRIVRAAIRITGEKKASIGLMISGFILAVPVFFDTVFYLLVPLARSLYRRTNKNYLRYLMAIATGGCITHTLVPPTPGPLLVAATLGVDIGMMMIVGVIVAIPSAVIGLAFSAFVDTRMPIAMRPLAAGENKHQALMPDQLPSLWLSFLPVAIPVLLIGAGTLATTMADKEDRARLAVEDVRDYSELVSLIQDARPGTPAARVVGSQRLDDDDRALLSTVPSDDDAKQAYVDALNDVLLDPDLYDEQAFLGVPLSDVVKNGLSANQTRMKPVDRRRMNRVLLQDAFPDQFRTLDWDSPSRKMANRLSLWSNANFALLLAAIVAMLTLKTVRSLSWRALGTDVEEALMSGGVIILITAAGGAFGAMLTDTKVSESIRQLFAGSDASGVTLLLLGWAIAAVLKVAQGSSTVAMIIGSAMMSAIIGDTKPEYHMVYVATAVGSGSLMGSWMNDSGFWIFAKMGGLTEAESLRSWTPLLAVLSVGGLTMTLLMSQVLPLVGQ, from the coding sequence ATGGCCTTTGGATGCCTGCCGGCGTTGATTGCTCAGGAAGCCGCGTCGACACCCGGCGTCACCGATACCGCCGCCGCGAGCGACTGGAACGCGACGCCGATGATTTTGGTCGGCATCGGAATCGTGGCCGTTCTGGGGATGATCATCGGACTAAAGCTGAACGCGTTTCTGGCGCTGATCATTTCCGCGATCATCGTCAGCCTGCTGGTCGGGCTTCAGTACGACCAAGACATGGGCGCGCGGATGGCAAAGGTCGTTTCGGCGTTCGGCAGCAGCGCCGGCGGTGTGGGTATCGTCATCGCGATGGCGGCGATCATTGGCAAATGCATGCTGGACAGCGGGGCCGCTGATCGCATCGTCCGCGCCGCGATTCGCATCACCGGTGAAAAGAAGGCTTCGATCGGTTTGATGATCAGCGGCTTTATCCTGGCCGTCCCCGTCTTCTTTGACACCGTCTTTTATTTGTTGGTGCCGTTGGCTCGCAGCCTTTACCGCCGCACGAACAAGAATTATCTACGCTACCTGATGGCCATCGCCACCGGTGGATGCATCACTCACACACTGGTGCCGCCGACGCCGGGTCCTCTATTGGTCGCCGCGACACTGGGCGTGGACATCGGAATGATGATGATCGTCGGCGTCATCGTGGCAATACCGTCCGCCGTCATCGGCCTGGCCTTTTCCGCCTTCGTTGACACTCGCATGCCGATCGCGATGCGGCCGCTTGCCGCCGGGGAAAACAAACATCAAGCGTTGATGCCGGATCAGCTGCCTTCGCTTTGGCTGTCGTTCTTGCCGGTGGCAATTCCCGTCCTATTGATCGGTGCCGGAACTTTGGCGACGACCATGGCGGACAAAGAAGACCGCGCGCGGTTGGCTGTCGAAGACGTTCGTGACTACTCCGAATTGGTCTCCTTGATCCAAGACGCCCGGCCCGGCACGCCGGCCGCGCGAGTCGTCGGAAGCCAACGTCTGGACGATGACGACCGTGCGTTGCTTTCCACCGTGCCGTCGGACGACGACGCCAAGCAAGCCTATGTCGATGCCTTGAACGATGTCTTGCTGGACCCCGATCTGTACGACGAACAAGCGTTCTTGGGCGTGCCGCTGTCGGACGTTGTCAAGAACGGATTGTCCGCCAACCAGACTCGGATGAAGCCGGTCGATCGTCGGCGGATGAACCGCGTGCTGCTGCAAGATGCCTTTCCCGATCAGTTCCGCACGCTGGACTGGGATTCGCCGTCACGAAAGATGGCCAACCGGCTGTCGCTGTGGAGCAATGCGAACTTCGCCCTTCTGTTGGCCGCCATCGTTGCGATGCTGACGTTGAAGACCGTCCGCAGTCTTTCCTGGCGTGCCCTGGGGACCGACGTCGAAGAAGCCTTGATGTCCGGCGGTGTTATTATCCTGATCACCGCCGCCGGTGGCGCGTTCGGTGCGATGCTGACTGACACCAAAGTCAGCGAATCGATTCGGCAATTGTTCGCCGGTTCCGACGCCAGCGGTGTCACACTGTTGCTGTTGGGCTGGGCCATTGCGGCGGTGCTGAAGGTCGCCCAAGGCAGCAGCACCGTGGCCATGATCATCGGATCGGCCATGATGTCGGCGATCATCGGTGACACCAAACCGGAATACCACATGGTCTATGTCGCCACCGCGGTCGGTTCGGGATCTCTGATGGGCAGCTGGATGAACGACAGCGGGTTCTGGATCTTCGCCAAGATGGGTGGTCTGACCGAAGCCGAATCGCTTCGCAGCTGGACGCCGTTGCTGGCCGTGCTTTCGGTCGGCGGGCTGACGATGACGCTTTTGATGAGCCAGGTATTGCCCCTGGTCGGCCAATGA